One Peptococcus niger genomic window carries:
- a CDS encoding glutathione peroxidase, with the protein MASIYDFTVKDTQGNDVALSDYKGKVLLIVNTATECGFTPQYEGLEELYKEFKDQPFEILDFPCNQFLNQAPGSNEEIANFCKIKFGTEFTTFGKIDVNGENEDPLYTFLKDAQPQGIADAGTAAFLAKLEEVTDVYRGNNIKWNFTKFLVDKEGKVVARYEPNIEPKRFVKKIQELL; encoded by the coding sequence ATGGCTTCAATTTACGACTTCACCGTAAAAGATACCCAAGGAAATGACGTTGCTTTAAGCGATTATAAGGGCAAGGTCCTGCTCATCGTCAACACCGCTACGGAATGCGGCTTTACCCCTCAATATGAAGGCTTGGAAGAGCTGTACAAAGAATTCAAAGATCAACCTTTTGAAATTCTTGACTTCCCCTGCAACCAATTCTTGAACCAAGCCCCCGGCAGCAACGAAGAGATTGCCAATTTCTGTAAGATTAAATTTGGCACCGAATTCACCACCTTCGGTAAAATTGACGTCAACGGCGAAAATGAGGACCCCCTCTACACCTTCTTAAAAGACGCTCAGCCACAAGGCATTGCCGATGCCGGCACCGCCGCTTTTTTGGCCAAGCTTGAAGAAGTGACCGATGTCTACCGTGGCAACAATATCAAATGGAACTTCACCAAGTTCTTAGTGGATAAAGAGGGCAAGGTCGTTGCGCGCTATGAACCGAACATCGAACCGAAGCGCTTTGTGAAAAAAATCCAGGAACTCCTGTAA
- a CDS encoding ACP S-malonyltransferase produces the protein MICFMYAGQGSQRVGMGADFYADDAGVRRLYDAFPADRDRSFHGPQAALNETAATQPAMGLFAAAVTDYLAARGVQPDLTMGLSLGEYSALYAAGSFTARQLMTLLSRRGQAMADAARQNPGVMAAVLGADRCQVEAICAAVRAETGELVALANDNAPAQQVIGGSEKGVALAGERLQAAGLRRPVPLQVSGAFHTPLMQPAAEALQSALREIPPQPPQIPVLSNVYAAPVAPDALEETLLVQLTSPVRLVDSFRQAQDMGVSVFIEIGPGKVLTGLLRKTLGRTVRVYAVDGLEDCRALVDELGG, from the coding sequence ATGATTTGCTTTATGTATGCCGGTCAAGGCAGCCAAAGGGTCGGCATGGGCGCCGATTTTTATGCGGACGATGCGGGGGTGCGCCGTTTATACGATGCCTTTCCGGCTGATCGGGACCGGTCCTTTCACGGGCCGCAGGCGGCCTTGAATGAAACGGCTGCCACGCAGCCGGCCATGGGGCTCTTTGCTGCGGCGGTCACCGATTATCTGGCTGCGCGGGGGGTTCAGCCGGATTTGACGATGGGCCTTTCCCTGGGGGAGTACAGCGCCTTATATGCGGCCGGCAGTTTTACCGCCCGGCAACTGATGACCCTGCTCAGCCGACGGGGGCAGGCCATGGCAGACGCTGCCCGGCAAAATCCCGGAGTGATGGCGGCTGTTTTAGGCGCTGATCGCTGTCAAGTGGAGGCCATCTGTGCGGCGGTCCGGGCTGAAACCGGTGAGCTGGTGGCCTTGGCTAATGACAATGCCCCGGCCCAACAAGTCATCGGCGGCAGTGAAAAGGGGGTGGCCCTTGCCGGCGAACGCCTGCAGGCGGCAGGCCTTCGGCGACCGGTGCCCTTACAGGTAAGCGGCGCTTTTCATACGCCCCTCATGCAGCCGGCAGCTGAAGCCTTGCAGTCGGCCTTGCGGGAAATACCGCCCCAGCCCCCGCAGATTCCGGTCTTGAGCAACGTTTACGCAGCACCGGTGGCACCTGATGCCCTTGAGGAAACGCTCCTTGTCCAGTTGACCTCTCCGGTACGGTTGGTTGACAGTTTCCGGCAGGCGCAGGATATGGGGGTCAGCGTATTTATTGAGATCGGGCCGGGAAAGGTCCTGACCGGTTTATTGCGCAAGACGCTGGGACGGACGGTAAGGGTTTACGCCGTGGATGGCCTGGAAGACTGTCGTGCGCTGGTGGACGAGTTGGGAGGATAG
- a CDS encoding thioredoxin family protein: MQKLDANLFEEIIYDDGEPCCVIFSRKTCHVCQAIKPKLEELEEDYEGKFGFYTVDVEEQKDLFQRFSLKGVPQVLFFNDGEYVGKMAGEKDIEDYEEKIEDILG, translated from the coding sequence ATGCAGAAATTGGATGCAAATTTATTTGAAGAAATCATTTATGACGATGGTGAACCCTGTTGCGTAATATTCTCCCGCAAAACGTGTCATGTGTGCCAGGCTATTAAACCGAAACTGGAAGAGCTGGAGGAAGATTACGAAGGCAAATTTGGTTTCTACACGGTGGATGTTGAGGAACAAAAAGATTTATTCCAGCGGTTCTCTTTAAAAGGTGTTCCGCAGGTTCTTTTCTTTAACGATGGCGAATACGTCGGAAAAATGGCCGGCGAAAAAGACATTGAAGATTACGAAGAAAAGATTGAAGATATCCTCGGCTAA
- the fabZ gene encoding 3-hydroxyacyl-ACP dehydratase FabZ, which translates to MLDFDEIQQILPHRFPFLLLDRAIDITPGVSATAVRAVSGNEWFFQGHFPGYAVMPGVLILEAMAQTGALALLQGDDAGAVALLAGINKARFHRPVRPGDLLTFTVRLTKRRGAIGIGEATAVNARDEKVASCELLFALDKSHAQA; encoded by the coding sequence ATGCTTGACTTTGACGAGATCCAGCAGATCCTCCCCCACCGCTTTCCCTTTTTGCTCCTGGACCGGGCCATTGACATCACTCCTGGCGTTTCCGCCACCGCTGTGCGAGCCGTCAGCGGCAATGAATGGTTTTTTCAAGGCCATTTTCCCGGCTATGCCGTGATGCCCGGCGTCCTCATCCTTGAGGCCATGGCGCAGACCGGGGCCTTGGCTCTTTTACAAGGCGATGATGCCGGTGCGGTGGCCCTCTTGGCGGGAATCAACAAGGCCCGGTTTCACCGGCCGGTGCGGCCGGGTGACCTCCTCACCTTTACGGTTCGCCTGACCAAACGGCGCGGCGCCATCGGTATCGGTGAAGCCACCGCCGTCAATGCCCGTGACGAAAAAGTTGCGAGTTGTGAACTGCTCTTTGCCCTGGATAAGAGCCATGCCCAAGCATAA
- a CDS encoding NAD(P)H-dependent flavin oxidoreductase — protein MEINGHRLERPLAQGGMGIGISLDRLAGAVAKEGGLGVLSSAYAGLYEPGFWDDPKGISLKALTERIRRARDRAGEHGLIGVNIMRAVSDYKDQVQAALDGGVDAIISGAGLPLELPGLVGKASVLLAPVVSSGRVAKLICRYWHKHANRLPDFVVVEGPSAGGHLGFKLADLTDSRQPTLADLLADVRKSLAPYEQEAGRRIPIVAAGGLMDSADVSAALQLADIAQLGTRFIGTEECDASPEFKRRLLEAEDDDVMLVQSPVGMPGHALKSPLTLAMAEGERRPPAKCYKCLSPCKPAETSYCISRALVAAARGDWERGLFFSGSRVGKMKDLWTVADVFEAVLPKEAGV, from the coding sequence ATGGAAATCAACGGACACCGATTAGAACGTCCCCTGGCCCAGGGAGGGATGGGCATTGGTATTTCTCTGGACCGCTTGGCCGGTGCGGTGGCGAAAGAAGGCGGGCTGGGTGTCCTCTCTTCGGCCTACGCCGGCCTGTATGAACCGGGCTTCTGGGATGACCCGAAAGGCATTAGTCTGAAAGCCTTGACCGAGCGGATCCGCCGGGCCCGGGATCGAGCCGGGGAACATGGATTGATTGGGGTCAACATTATGCGGGCGGTCAGCGATTATAAGGACCAGGTGCAAGCGGCCCTGGACGGTGGCGTTGACGCCATTATTTCCGGCGCCGGCCTGCCCCTGGAATTGCCGGGCCTGGTGGGCAAGGCGTCTGTGCTCCTGGCGCCTGTGGTGTCTAGTGGACGGGTGGCCAAGCTGATTTGCCGCTACTGGCACAAACATGCCAACCGGTTGCCGGATTTTGTGGTGGTGGAAGGCCCCTCTGCCGGCGGCCATCTCGGCTTTAAGCTGGCCGATCTGACCGACTCCCGGCAGCCGACCCTGGCAGACCTCCTTGCCGATGTCCGCAAGAGCCTGGCCCCCTATGAACAGGAGGCCGGGCGTAGGATTCCGATTGTTGCCGCCGGTGGCCTGATGGATAGCGCCGATGTATCCGCTGCCCTGCAGCTGGCGGATATTGCCCAATTGGGCACCCGGTTTATCGGAACGGAAGAATGTGATGCATCCCCGGAGTTTAAGCGCCGCCTGCTGGAAGCGGAAGATGACGATGTCATGCTCGTTCAAAGCCCGGTGGGGATGCCCGGGCATGCCTTAAAGAGCCCCCTGACCCTGGCCATGGCCGAAGGGGAAAGACGCCCTCCGGCCAAGTGCTATAAGTGTCTGAGTCCTTGCAAGCCGGCCGAGACGTCTTATTGCATTTCTCGGGCCCTGGTGGCTGCAGCCCGGGGGGACTGGGAAAGGGGCTTGTTCTTTAGCGGCAGCCGGGTCGGAAAAATGAAGGACCTGTGGACAGTTGCCGATGTTTTTGAGGCTGTGTTGCCGAAGGAGGCAGGGGTATGA
- a CDS encoding SdpI family protein, with the protein MNKRLYFIGLVLIGLSLAYGLYYYDQLPEQMAVHFSFDNTPDRFQGKLSTVWGLPLFFAALQTLVFFSAQRSDEVHPMMRALSLLAVPVIGLAVTIMMVQFNLGTALSVRRWVLLLIGVLFIAVGNYLPKTPVNAFYGYRLPWTGRSPEVWAKTQRLGGYLISAAGLVAVIAGMTDTAVAAGLALVMVILAGVLPIGYAYRLDRRSRQ; encoded by the coding sequence ATGAACAAACGATTGTATTTCATCGGACTGGTCTTGATCGGGTTGAGCCTGGCCTACGGCTTATATTATTATGACCAGTTGCCGGAGCAGATGGCGGTGCATTTTTCTTTTGACAATACGCCGGACCGTTTTCAGGGAAAATTATCAACGGTATGGGGGCTGCCGCTATTTTTTGCAGCCCTCCAGACCCTGGTCTTTTTTTCGGCCCAGCGGAGTGACGAGGTCCATCCGATGATGCGGGCCCTTTCTTTGTTAGCGGTGCCGGTCATCGGCTTGGCGGTGACCATTATGATGGTGCAGTTTAACCTGGGGACGGCGCTTTCCGTCCGGCGCTGGGTCTTGCTGCTTATTGGCGTCCTGTTTATCGCCGTAGGGAATTATTTGCCGAAAACGCCGGTCAATGCTTTTTACGGCTATCGCCTTCCCTGGACGGGTCGGTCGCCGGAAGTGTGGGCAAAGACACAGCGGCTTGGCGGGTATTTAATAAGTGCTGCCGGTCTGGTGGCTGTTATTGCCGGTATGACAGATACAGCTGTGGCGGCCGGCTTGGCCCTTGTGATGGTCATCCTGGCGGGGGTTTTGCCCATCGGCTATGCCTACCGCTTGGATCGCCGCAGCCGTCAATAA
- the fabG gene encoding 3-oxoacyl-[acyl-carrier-protein] reductase, which translates to MTDNMKTALVTGATGDIGRAIVETLSENGWRVLAHYHANRSAADELAQRFGAIPLQGDLSRPGVAADLLAEALEKAGHLDALVNNAGITRDGLLMKMSDADYFDVMEANLYAAFAMCRAACRPMMRQRKGRIINMASVVGLTGNAAQTNYAASKAGLIGLTKSLARELAPRNITVNAVAPGYIDTKMTAVLSDEVKAKNLAQIPLGRVGRPADVAAAVAFLAGEGAAYITGQVLTVDGGMVM; encoded by the coding sequence ATGACAGACAATATGAAGACAGCCTTGGTTACCGGGGCCACTGGTGACATCGGCCGGGCCATTGTAGAAACCCTGAGCGAAAACGGCTGGCGGGTCTTGGCCCATTATCATGCCAACCGGTCGGCCGCAGATGAACTGGCTCAGCGGTTCGGCGCCATCCCCCTGCAAGGGGACTTGAGCCGGCCGGGGGTAGCGGCGGACTTGCTGGCAGAGGCCTTAGAAAAGGCGGGGCATTTGGACGCCTTGGTCAATAATGCAGGCATTACCCGGGACGGCCTGCTCATGAAAATGAGCGATGCAGATTATTTTGACGTGATGGAGGCCAACTTATACGCTGCCTTTGCCATGTGCCGGGCCGCCTGCCGCCCCATGATGCGCCAACGCAAGGGGCGTATCATCAATATGGCCTCGGTGGTGGGCTTGACCGGCAACGCTGCCCAGACCAATTACGCCGCCAGCAAAGCCGGTCTGATCGGCTTGACCAAAAGCCTGGCCCGGGAACTGGCACCGCGCAATATTACCGTCAACGCAGTGGCCCCCGGCTACATTGATACAAAGATGACCGCCGTCCTTTCTGATGAGGTCAAAGCGAAAAATTTGGCCCAGATTCCCTTGGGACGTGTCGGCAGGCCGGCAGATGTGGCAGCAGCAGTGGCCTTCTTAGCCGGTGAGGGGGCTGCCTATATAACCGGGCAAGTTTTGACTGTAGACGGCGGCATGGTGATGTAG
- a CDS encoding Fic family protein: MAYMSVKQAAEKWQIDEEMVTDFCLDGSLVGVVKEGRTFFIPEDAICPVIPPNLQARPSSPEYEELIGRIDEKNNALKACSEKSPEKVAEIEEQFKITFIYECGAISGNPLSRDEVAQVLAGKVVADKPLVAHLQVVGLGDAYDHMKDLVAKRVPLSEKIIKELHALVMVEKPAERGKYRLESIHVLGAYHQPPEADRVPAKMAKQLGKFINPQLHAVESAVLFLMKFDGIRPFMDANGRVGRLLLNFMLLQQGYPAVSISPDDRDAFYEAIDTYYRDQTSAPMVALIAQYMEERLDDYMAACKA, from the coding sequence ATGGCGTACATGTCAGTCAAGCAAGCTGCCGAAAAATGGCAGATCGATGAGGAGATGGTTACAGACTTTTGTCTGGACGGCTCCTTGGTGGGGGTGGTTAAAGAGGGGCGCACCTTCTTTATCCCAGAAGATGCCATCTGCCCGGTGATTCCGCCGAATTTACAAGCACGGCCGTCTTCGCCTGAATATGAAGAACTGATTGGCCGCATTGATGAAAAGAACAATGCGCTGAAAGCCTGTTCCGAAAAGAGCCCGGAAAAAGTGGCGGAGATCGAAGAACAGTTTAAAATCACCTTTATCTATGAATGTGGCGCCATCAGCGGCAACCCGTTAAGCCGCGATGAGGTGGCCCAGGTTTTGGCCGGTAAGGTTGTGGCCGATAAGCCCCTGGTTGCCCATCTACAGGTGGTCGGTCTGGGTGATGCCTATGACCATATGAAAGATTTGGTCGCCAAACGCGTTCCCCTGTCTGAAAAAATTATTAAAGAACTGCACGCCTTGGTCATGGTTGAAAAGCCGGCCGAACGTGGCAAATATCGCTTGGAATCCATCCATGTGCTGGGGGCCTACCACCAGCCGCCGGAAGCCGATCGCGTGCCGGCTAAGATGGCGAAACAGCTGGGCAAGTTTATCAATCCGCAGCTGCATGCGGTGGAAAGCGCCGTACTTTTCCTTATGAAATTTGACGGCATTCGTCCCTTTATGGATGCCAATGGCCGTGTTGGTCGCCTGCTCTTAAACTTCATGCTCTTGCAGCAAGGTTACCCGGCCGTCAGCATTTCCCCGGACGATCGCGATGCCTTTTATGAAGCGATTGATACCTACTACCGGGATCAAACCTCCGCACCGATGGTGGCGCTGATTGCCCAATACATGGAAGAACGCCTGGACGACTATATGGCAGCTTGCAAGGCCTAA
- a CDS encoding autorepressor SdpR family transcription factor has product MGMDKTFKALADEQRREMLQLLRAGPMTAGDIGAQFQLTGATVSYHLSVLKAADLVRVRKEGTYMIYELNTSVFEDVLAFIVSVKGGAL; this is encoded by the coding sequence ATGGGCATGGATAAAACTTTTAAGGCCTTGGCCGATGAGCAGCGCCGGGAAATGTTGCAGCTCTTGCGGGCCGGCCCGATGACGGCCGGTGATATTGGAGCGCAATTTCAGCTCACTGGGGCGACTGTGTCCTACCACTTGTCTGTTTTAAAGGCGGCCGACCTGGTGCGGGTAAGAAAAGAGGGCACTTATATGATTTATGAACTGAACACCTCGGTATTTGAAGATGTCTTAGCGTTTATCGTATCGGTTAAAGGAGGGGCCTTATGA
- a CDS encoding manganese efflux pump MntP family protein has protein sequence MSILEVILIGVGLSMDACAVTMCNILGLKGEGSRRIWLMPVFFGAFQALMPTLGYGPGMGLAHIIGTYGSYIVAGILAVIGLNMLRNAWQGDGACVLQQLSLWLLTTQAVATAIDAFFVGVSFGAVGTPLAYVLIIGATTAVLVSLVIFLARPLSRHLGNKAEWVGGALLLIVALTQLF, from the coding sequence GTGAGTATTTTAGAGGTGATTTTAATCGGTGTGGGCTTGTCGATGGATGCCTGTGCCGTTACAATGTGCAATATTTTAGGCTTGAAGGGCGAAGGCAGCCGGCGCATTTGGTTGATGCCGGTTTTTTTTGGTGCATTCCAGGCACTGATGCCGACCCTGGGCTACGGGCCGGGTATGGGGCTGGCCCATATCATCGGCACCTATGGGTCCTATATTGTGGCCGGTATTTTGGCGGTCATCGGTCTGAACATGCTGCGCAATGCCTGGCAAGGTGACGGCGCCTGTGTCCTCCAGCAACTGAGCCTCTGGCTCTTGACAACCCAGGCTGTGGCCACTGCCATTGACGCTTTTTTTGTAGGTGTGTCCTTCGGCGCCGTCGGCACCCCCTTGGCCTATGTCCTTATTATCGGCGCCACCACCGCCGTGCTGGTAAGCCTGGTCATTTTTTTGGCCCGCCCGCTCAGCCGCCACTTAGGCAATAAGGCTGAATGGGTCGGTGGCGCCCTGCTCTTAATTGTCGCCTTGACCCAGCTTTTTTAA
- a CDS encoding beta-ketoacyl-[acyl-carrier-protein] synthase family protein has protein sequence MNRRVVISGVGTVNGIGQDAPATWAAVAAGRHGIGPITHYATEGRRVTLAAEVKGYCPEDYFAAKEARHLDPYIQFALIAAREALADAGDLQVDPYRLGTVVASGIGGLSTIEGEDRRVSADNKFDRVTPYFIPMVISNMGAAQVAMTAKAKGPSMSVASACASSTTAVGQAFRMIRDGYQDAILAGGCEASITPLAIGGFTAMRALHMGRDPDRASIPFDRDRSGFVMGEGAAILVLEEADRAVARGGHIYAEIIGYGETCDAHHITAPAEDGQAAAAAIRQALAEGRLAPGDLDYINAHGTSTPLNDKIESQVFRSVFGQDLPRVSSTKALTGHLLGAVGALEALICAQALAYNAMPGQFGTLHQDPACALPLAKGGEAVATALTNTLGFGGHNACLLLKRWEGPHA, from the coding sequence ATGAACAGACGTGTAGTCATTAGCGGCGTGGGCACTGTCAACGGCATCGGGCAAGACGCCCCTGCCACCTGGGCAGCGGTGGCAGCGGGCCGCCACGGGATTGGGCCCATTACCCATTATGCGACCGAAGGCCGGCGGGTGACCCTGGCCGCTGAGGTCAAGGGCTACTGCCCCGAAGATTATTTTGCCGCCAAAGAGGCCCGGCACTTGGACCCTTATATTCAATTTGCCCTCATTGCGGCGCGCGAGGCCTTGGCGGATGCCGGCGATTTACAGGTTGACCCTTACCGCTTGGGCACGGTTGTGGCATCCGGTATCGGCGGTTTGTCGACCATTGAGGGAGAGGACCGGCGGGTGTCCGCGGACAATAAATTTGACCGGGTGACCCCTTATTTTATTCCTATGGTGATTTCCAATATGGGCGCGGCCCAGGTGGCCATGACCGCCAAGGCCAAGGGCCCCTCCATGTCCGTGGCCTCAGCCTGCGCCTCTTCGACAACGGCCGTCGGCCAGGCCTTCCGCATGATTCGTGATGGCTACCAGGATGCCATCCTGGCCGGAGGTTGCGAAGCCAGCATTACACCCCTGGCCATCGGTGGTTTTACTGCCATGCGGGCCTTGCACATGGGCAGGGACCCGGATCGGGCGTCCATCCCCTTTGATCGGGACCGGTCCGGTTTCGTTATGGGTGAAGGCGCGGCCATATTGGTCTTGGAAGAAGCCGACCGGGCCGTGGCGCGCGGTGGTCATATTTACGCGGAAATCATCGGCTACGGTGAAACCTGTGACGCCCATCATATCACCGCACCGGCAGAAGACGGCCAGGCGGCTGCGGCGGCCATCCGGCAGGCCTTGGCAGAAGGGAGGCTGGCGCCGGGGGACCTTGATTACATCAATGCCCACGGCACGTCGACGCCCTTGAATGATAAAATAGAGAGTCAGGTCTTTAGGAGCGTTTTCGGCCAAGACCTGCCCCGGGTCAGCTCCACCAAGGCACTGACCGGCCACCTCCTGGGGGCGGTGGGGGCCCTGGAGGCCTTGATTTGTGCTCAAGCCCTGGCCTACAATGCCATGCCGGGGCAATTCGGTACCCTGCACCAAGATCCGGCATGCGCCCTTCCCTTGGCCAAGGGTGGCGAAGCGGTTGCCACGGCCCTTACCAATACCCTGGGCTTCGGTGGTCACAACGCCTGCCTCTTGCTGAAAAGATGGGAGGGACCCCATGCTTGA
- the trmB gene encoding tRNA (guanosine(46)-N7)-methyltransferase TrmB, whose translation MARIRHIPGTHDMLLTNPYVITRAEPTLAFWQNCFGANRPLRIEVGCGRGRFIYAAGQTCPDKNWLALDIVPEIIREALERYSHRADWPDNVRFMACDASELLRILPAHSVERIYLHFSDPWPKKRHAKRRLTAPGFLAIYRTLLQADGDVLFKTDHDDFYAYSLQTFAGNGWQIGSANRDIYADLPADNIATEYERRYHRQDIPIGQIIARPPEER comes from the coding sequence ATGGCCAGAATCCGACACATCCCGGGCACACACGATATGCTGCTCACCAACCCTTACGTCATCACCCGCGCCGAACCGACCCTTGCTTTTTGGCAAAATTGTTTCGGTGCAAACCGTCCCTTGCGCATAGAAGTCGGCTGCGGACGGGGCCGGTTTATTTACGCAGCCGGGCAAACCTGTCCAGATAAAAATTGGCTGGCGCTGGACATTGTGCCGGAGATCATCCGCGAAGCCTTGGAGCGCTACAGCCATCGCGCCGATTGGCCGGACAACGTTCGCTTTATGGCCTGCGATGCCTCCGAGCTCCTACGCATCCTGCCGGCTCATTCCGTAGAACGGATTTACCTGCACTTTTCGGACCCCTGGCCTAAAAAGCGTCATGCCAAGCGGCGGCTGACCGCCCCCGGCTTTCTCGCCATCTACCGGACCCTCTTGCAAGCAGATGGGGATGTCCTTTTCAAAACAGACCACGACGATTTTTACGCCTATTCTTTACAGACATTTGCTGGAAACGGCTGGCAGATTGGAAGCGCCAACCGGGATATCTACGCTGACCTGCCGGCAGACAACATTGCCACCGAATACGAGCGCCGCTACCACCGGCAAGACATCCCCATCGGCCAGATCATTGCCCGTCCACCGGAAGAACGATAA